Proteins encoded by one window of Labrus bergylta chromosome 2, fLabBer1.1, whole genome shotgun sequence:
- the p2rx7 gene encoding P2X purinoceptor 7 — protein MSCCRFLCQYETNKLVRIQSVRLGSLKWSLNGFILLLICVMMLWNRNYQEFELVVSSVTTKVKGVAQTHLAGVGDVVWDVVDYSGHSQGKNSFFVVTNVIVTKNQKQGKCPEVPVKGRLCRSDKDCEKGAWDQLSHGVHTGSCVKFDTLRKTCEVSAWCPVETKTKPPRPALLAAAENFTVLIKNNIRFPAFKFIRRNILPNMNDAYLRSCDRRNDSLCPIFRLGDLVREAGEKFSEMSVEGGVIGIMIEWDCNLDRLMQSCLPRYSFRRLDEKESNRTLYPGLNFRYAKYNTVNGVEERTLYKAFGIRFDVMVFGQAGKFSFVQLIIYIGSTLSYYALTTIMIDWLIGTSCYSAEVGQNYSEKKVESVKDNQKCVLCVSYVDENNIRLVKRSQKKSLQDIKASSVQPRKEDTGHLRAVLPLLQTDREAPPPLENKPVMNAGPRRPSWCRCDRCSPSSLPHEELCCRRSDGACITSSPLFEQLVLRRPLLEAVLLYRDPLTPPPGPAQTASLRHCAYRQYISWRLGVPPADTHPIIPRCCAWRIREEYPSPDGQYSGFRPARAPSMQACANGEL, from the exons ATGTCGTGCTGCCGGTTTCTGTGTCAGTATGAAACCAACAAGCTGGTCCGGATCCAGAGCGTCCGGCTCGGTTCTCTCAAGTGGAGCCTGAACGGATTCATCCTGCTGCTCATCTG CGTCATGATGCTCTGGAACCGGAACTATCAGGAGTTCGAGCTGGTCGTGAGCTCCGTCACCACCAAGGTGAAGGGCGTGGCTCAGACTCACCTGGCCGGGGTCGGGGACGTGGTGTGGGACGTGGTGGACTACAGCGGACACTCACAG ggaaaaaactctttttttgtgGTGACAAACGTCATCGTGACGAAGAATCAGAAGCAGGGAAAATGTCCAGAG GTTCCTGTTAAAGGCAGATTGTGTCGCTCTGATAAAGACTGTGAGAAAGGAGCCTGGGATCAGCTCAGTCATG gggTTCACACAGGATCGTGTGTAAAGTTTGACACTTTGAGGAAAACCTGTGAGGTTTCTGCGTGGTGTCCGGtcgaaacaaagacaaaacctcCCAG ACCCGCTCTGCTGGCAGCAGCTGAGAACTTCACCGTGCTCATAAAGAACAACATCAGGTTTCCTGCCTTCAAGTTCATCCG gAGGAACATCCTCCCAAACATGAATGACGCCTACCTGAGGAGCTGCGACAGAAGAAACGACTCGCTGTGTCCCATCTTCAGACTGGGAGACTTGGTCAGAGAAGCCGGAGAGAAGTTCTCCGAGATGTCTGTGGAG GGGGGCGTCATTGGCATCATGATAGAGTGGGACTGTAACCTGGACCGTCTGATGCAGAGCTGCCTGCCCCGATACTCCTTCAGACGTCTGGACGAGAAGGAGAGCAACAGGACGCTTTACCCCGGACTCAACTTCAG GTACGCAAAGTACAACACGGTGAACGGCGTGGAGGAGCGAACGCTCTACAAAGCTTTTGGGATCAGGTTTGATGTCATGGTGTTCGGACAG GCGGGAAAGTTCAGCTTCGTCCAGCTCATCATCTACATCGGATCAACGCTGTCGTACTACGCTCTG ACGACCATAATGATCGATTGGCTGATTGGAACGAGCTGTTACTCTGCAGAGGTCGGACAAAACTACTCGGAGAAGAAGGTGGAGTCGGTGAAGGACAATCAGAAG tgcgTCCTCTGCGTCTCCTACGTCGATGAGAACAACATTCGACTGGTGAAGAGATCTCAGAAGAAAagtttacaagacatcaaagccTCGTCTGTTCAGCCACGAAAG GAGGACACGGGACACCTGAGGGCCGTCCTCCCTCTGCTGCAGACAGATCGtgaagctccgcctcctctagAAAACAAACCCGTCATGAACGCGGGGCCTCGACGCCCCTCCTGGTGTCGGTGTGACCGCTGCTCGCCGTCCTCGCTCCCGCACGAGGAGctgtgctgcaggaggagcgACGGCGCCTGCATCACTTCGTCTCCTCTGTTCGAGCAGCTCGTGCTgcgtcgccccctgctggaggccGTCCTCCTGTACAGGGACCCTCTGACTCCGCCCCCCGGTCCGGCTCAGACCGCCTCCCTGCGGCACTGCGCCTACAGACAGTACATCAGCTGGAGGTTGGGGGTCCCGCCCGCAGACACCCACCCTATCATCCCACGCTGCTGCGCGTGGAGGATCAGGGAGGAGTACCCGAGCCCGGACGGACAGTACAGCGGCTTCAGACCGGCCAGGGCGCCGTCTATGCAGGCGTGCGCTAACGGAGAGCTGTGA